In the genome of Neovison vison isolate M4711 chromosome 4, ASM_NN_V1, whole genome shotgun sequence, the window tgaactctacctatGAAACCAATTAATGTTGTGtgttaattaattggatttaaattttaaaatatttaaaaaatcatagttgAAAATGTTTTTGGAACTAGAATTATTGATAGTCTTCGAACCTGTTTTAGCCATAGAACTCCAACCGTACTCAACTAACTCAGCTTTCAGAAAGGGCCAGAGGAGCTACCTTGCCAGATAAATTGGGGAGTACTGACTTCCCAGGAGCCAATTTGCTACGCTTGGTTTCAGAGAGGTATTGGGGAAAGACCTGTGTTCAGGCTGGAATATAATTAATGAGAGcaccaaaatatttatataaagaaatacttCTATCTTCctattgctttgtttttctggatTAGTTTGGATGGTTCATAAGTACAGATGTTTGTTGTCAGTGGGAGGAGAGCTCCAATCCAGCTGTACACCTGTCATCCTAACAGTGCTGCTCTGGACTCAGAACTGGGCTGCTAGGAGCAGGGAGTTCCCTATGCAAGGAAGCACTCTTATACTCCTTATTAACTCTAGGATGTAAAGGGCTGTTAGAATTCCTATGTCTTCATTTTACACTACCTATCTCAACGAGGTACACAAATCAGTGTGGTCCTTCAGACTCACTTATTATGCCCCTATTAAAACTCATATGATGTTTGACAGGCACAAGAGTCAATCTATAAAAAGGACATTGTGAGTTTAAATCTGTAACTGCCAATGAAATTGGgttcaaaattttatttgtttctgttttcttttcctctaaaagAGTTGTGTCTATTTCAAACTGTTTtttataaattgtgttttttgCTTATAGGGAGTACAAAGTGAAGTGTGAGATGtagtttgattttttattttcacttacttAAAATGCAAaaccccaggagcctgggtggtgcagtcggttaagtgtctgcctttggttcagcacttgatcccaggatcctagaatcaCACCCCaaatcagggtccctgctcacctgggagtctgcttctccctctccccctccctgtccccctaaccttcctacttgtgctcacgcggtctcaatttctctctcaaaactaaataaaatcttaaaaaatgcaaatcccCTTAAAGTGGGAGTGTATCATGAACTGGAGATTATTTCACCTCATTTTTTCTGGCTGCTGTGGGGAGAGTGGGTTAGAGGAATGAGAAGACCCATCAGGGAGCTGCAGCACAGGGATAATGACCAAAGTATGATGGCTTGGAATGAGTCTTGTTTTAATGAGAAGAAGCAGAGTGTATGGGTCATGGGTAATTTCTGGCACtggaatatataaaattaagtaaTGGTGTGTATATagtaggaaggaaagaggaaagtcaGGCATACTTTCTTGATATCTGGGTTGAGCAAAGAGTAAGGAGTGATGCCTTGTATGAGACAGGGAAcatggtgggtggggggcagggaacaggTCTGGGATCTTGGAGAAATCAGGTGTTCAGTTCTGGCTATACACTTTTGAGAGGTCTGTAAGTTTCCCAGGTAGAGTGGTAGAGCACGCAGGTAGCTCTGCGGGAGGTCTGGAACTCCAGGGAATGGTCAGAGCCAGAGATACGGATTTGGAATCAGCTGCATGAACTGCCATGAGTTCATGTGTTAGGTGGTTGTCAATATAGACGATTTATAAGGATATTTTTAATGGTGGAAATGCATCTaagaaattgtaattttttttcttttcagaaatattcCCAAGAGATttgaatttaaaagacaaattcaTAAAACATTTCACAGGTAAGCACAAAATCTCTCAGTGATACAACTAAATAAAAGCTTGTATACAAATTACTGTTAGGCATTAGGGATATGAAGATAAATGTCTGTAAGAAGCTCAACAGTCCAGTTAGGAAAGTGGACAAATGCTATTAAATTGCACTAATAATAATATCAACCAGATCTTGGTAAATAatagaaatgtgtatatatatatatattagggatGCACAGAAAGTGAATAATTTTGCCAAAAACTACCAGGAAAAGCTTGTAGGGTGCACATTTAAGTTGGGCTCTAAAGGAGAATAACATTTTCCTGGATGAAAGAAACACTCTGGTGAGAAGAAATTCTTTGAGAACATGGTAGCTTGGGGGCAGGACAGGTAGATGGTGTGGATACACTGTGGGGTAAGTTTAGGTAAGGGTGTGTGTGGCCACTGGACAAAAGTATGGCTAGAAAGGTAGGTTGGAGTCATACTGTGAAGAATTCTAAATGATATATATCCTAAGGAATTTAGGTCATGCTTCTTAGGCAATGGGGGcaacagaagttttttttttttgaatggggGAAAGACAGATTTTCAtatgccatgttttttttttttttaaggttatttatttatttgagagagagagagaatgagaacacaagcctgggatggggaggaaaagggaaagaaagtctTAAGTAGACTAGTAGACTCTGCAGTGAGGTccgagcctgacagggggctctatctcatgaccctgagatttctacctgagctgaaaccaagagtcagacacttaactgactgtaccacccaggcatccccatatgCCATGTCCTAAGCACAGATGAAATACTCTCTTATGACACTCTCGTTCTTTTTATCAACTTTGTGAATCATTGGAAATCATGTTATGCCTCAAGTTCTAGTAATTCACTAAATTATTGTGAATCAAGCACAACCACCTTCACCATTGCTATTGCCCGACTGCTCCTAACCATCCCAGCTGCCCTTCACTGTTTTACATCTCAGGCCTATAAGCTGGGAAAATTATGGTTTTCCCACTTAAAGAAACCATTGGCCATATTTAATTAATCTGAGAATGATGGTTGTGAGCTTAAACCAAGACCCACCCTAGCAAGTGTAAGGAATTTTCCAGTGTTTAGCATTTCTAGTCACTCTGTTCACAACACTGTGAGCCCTTCTACCACTTCCAAAACATCAGATTCCAGATGTAGGGATAAGTTTTGGTGGGGATTCTCTGGGTTTGTGGCAATAAATAAGGGAAGTCTCAAGTCCCTGCTCACTTTACTACTGTCCTTGACACTAACAAGACacaaattaattagaaaatggAATTTGTGTCTCTGTATATAAACATTAATtcctattatattaaaaaaaaaaacctgaagaacaGAAAGTGGGAAcgaggatatttattttttattcttcacaTCTACTTGATTTGATTtgtacaatttctttttctatctaaAGCTTTTCCCCTCTTAATTATTCTAAAGAGTTCTTCAGAACCTGAAGTTTCCAGTATGTGAAATGGTGAGAATTGGTAATGAATTCAGATGATTTTTCACAGATTACAACTTACTACCGCCCACAGAGCTAGGGTAAGGAGAAGTGTTCTCAGACAAGTTCTTTTAAGGGCATGGAAGGATGTTAAGTTACAGTTGTATTATTTCCATCCATCAAGTACTAGCAAATTTGTTTGGAAAACATGCCGATGTTTATCATAAACGTTCTTTTCCTAATAGGGCCAGTCACATTTTCAGCTGAATGTAGCAAACATTTCCATCGACTCTATCACAACACTAGGGATTGTTCAACACCAGCTTGTAAGTAGTTTGgataggtttcctttttttttccattaaaataaaatctttatgcaACAATAAATGCATAGTAATTTAAACTTCAACTGTCTGCGTCTGGGGATAGACTAAACAATGTATGAGATGTTATTTATAACATTGACAGTACTTAAATGAAGGCTTGTGTGTGCTGTTGAGAgtgcaaagaatgaaactgaattgTAATTGGGACTATATCCAAATCTGAAAATAGCCAGATTTCCTTAAGGACTGAAATGTTTGTCAGGATTTaagccttttttcatttttcaaattccttCGCATGAAGTGctcttcatataaatgaaaaagaaaataagatgaccATGAAGAATAAGTCAAAATTTCCTCTTcagttattttaaagtaaataatttcATATCATTTATACAATGAGTGACCGATTGTTCTGAAGAATTATAGCATAGTGTTTTAAATGTGGCTCTAATGAATTCTTTTGGACACTTAAGTCACCAAAGTTAGTAATttcaaatgtaatattttaatgttattattgaaAATGCTCAAATTGGGATCATGTGTGGTAACTCAGTTGGctgtttttaaattcctttctaaACCTAAACTTCCCTTTTAAGGTACATGGATTTtaagcattttgtttctttttaactagATTGGTCATCTTGAAGCATGTTTAATTTTACTCAGGATGTTGAATCAgaattgttataatttttttcaaaaactgctTGTGTTCTATGACTAAGGGAAATTAATCACACTGGAATCAAAGCAAACTAAGTCGTAGCACAGCATAGTGAAGAAAGCTTACTCTTTGAACTCAAACTACTCAGTAGTTATGAGATTCTTGACATTTGGATGCTGGTTTTTCATCTCTGTCTTTAAAGTGAGGGAACAGTAACATCTACCTAATTGTGTTAGGAGAATTAATGAGAAAACCCAGGTTAAGCATTTGTTGTGTTGGGTGCTTATTAAATCTTAGCTCTCATTCTCAattagtgataataataatatggtTTTCCCACATTTATAATAACTGTATACATAATTTTCCCTTAAATGTTTTTTGTAGATTACAAGAGATGTGCTAGATTGCTAACAAGATTAGCAGTGAGTCCCTTGTGCTCACAGACCTAGAAGACTTTCCCTGTgagtatgtatttattcatttttcttattctgtttaaTCAGCTAGCTTTCTGAAGAAATTTTGAACAATTTAGAAAGCCAGGCAGCTGATTGTAGCAACACCTAATGAAATTAATCTGTGGATTTTTCACTTAGTATTAAAGCTTTGTCTAAATGCTCAGACTGCTttattgaattaattaaaaatgccCTCAACAGtgattaaattaagtaaaataaacaacTTTTTGGCAGCCTTACCAGtcttgagtgattttttttaagattttatttatttatttgacagagagagatcacaagtagacagagaggcaggcagagagagagagagaggaggaagcaggctccccgccgagcagagagcccgatacaggactcgatcccaggactctgagatcatgacccgag includes:
- the ALKAL1 gene encoding ALK and LTK ligand 1; this translates as MRPAKSGAPLSTLLLLVLVLPQPGAHGRPRSGRGAYAAEQEPKSWLFLPAARAGRAPNASRSTEIFPRDLNLKDKFIKHFTGPVTFSAECSKHFHRLYHNTRDCSTPAYYKRCARLLTRLAVSPLCSQT